GGCGGACGTCGTGCAGCCTGAGGTGGACTTGGTGCTATGTCCGCCAGCTCCTTATTTGGGAGAAATCCGGCGGTTGATGCGTACTACACGGCTCCAGATGAGCGCGCAAAACGTAGCGGAACTGGCCAAGGGCGAGCGCACGGGGGAGTGGTCCGCTGCCATGCTGGCGGAAATTGGTTGTCATTACGTGATTGTGGGGCATTCCGAGCGTCGTCAGCACCACGGCGAATGTGATGCGTTGACCGCTGCCAAAGCGCAAGCCTGTGTCGCTGCGGGTGTAATCCCGGTGGTTTGTATTGGTGAAAACCAGGAGGAGCGCGATAGCGGGCTCACCGAAAGTGTGCTGGCGAGCCAACTCGATACTCTACTGGCAACCACCGGGTGGCGTTACGCCGTGGTGGCTTACGAACCAGTCTGGGCCATTGGCACAGGTAACGCAGCCACGCCCGCCGTTGCGCAGTCGGTACATGCGTTTATCCGCGGTTATCTGGCTCAGGTGGATGCCACTGCAGCTTCCCGCATGCGCCTGGTTTATGGCGGCAGTGTCAGTCCACAAAACGCCGCGGCCTTGTTTGCCATGCCCGACGTCGATGGCGCATTGATTGGTCGTGCGTCGTTGGCGCCGCAATCCCTTTCGCAGATTTATTCGGCGGCCCTGCAAGCGCAGGCCGGATGTCTTTAACAGGTGAATTATGAGTACCAGTCTTTCCAGTTTCATTGCGACCCGATGTACCACCGATGATCGC
This genomic interval from Silvimonas soli contains the following:
- the tpiA gene encoding triose-phosphate isomerase is translated as MAETTNNALANSCLVTTVAGSSTPISRCRRKLVIGNWKMHGNLDLCLEAVSVLADVVQPEVDLVLCPPAPYLGEIRRLMRTTRLQMSAQNVAELAKGERTGEWSAAMLAEIGCHYVIVGHSERRQHHGECDALTAAKAQACVAAGVIPVVCIGENQEERDSGLTESVLASQLDTLLATTGWRYAVVAYEPVWAIGTGNAATPAVAQSVHAFIRGYLAQVDATAASRMRLVYGGSVSPQNAAALFAMPDVDGALIGRASLAPQSLSQIYSAALQAQAGCL